The Oryza glaberrima chromosome 9, OglaRS2, whole genome shotgun sequence genome includes a window with the following:
- the LOC127783748 gene encoding actin-binding protein wsp1-like: protein MDGVAGGAGRPKRASGAGRPDQSRASAGRGQSGGGRNDSGKKRGTAPSPRRLPATAHLSAARRDALPAGGHHRHPASLPASTADALLLTSSPAARRRSAPPLPPVALSRRPPPLNSSLVAPPVALSRAADALLLSRRPRRHQHLPCLVFPRAADAQSPAAAAAPPAPLRSACPRPPCSRPAAPLHRPAPAAAAPAADLLRSGCPAPPATPSIARSGRHRPSPSVSEEREGR, encoded by the coding sequence ATGGACGGGGTGGCCGGCGGAGCAGGGCGGCCGAAGCGGGCCAGTGGAGCGGGGCGGCCGGACCAGAGCAGGGCGTCCGCGGGCCGCggccagagcggcggcggccggaacgACAGTGGCAAGAAGCGGGGCACTGCACCTTCTCCCCGCCGGCTGCCGGCAACTGCCCATCTCTCTGCCGCCCGTCGCGacgccctccccgccggcggTCACCACCGCCACCCAGCTTCTCTCCCGGCGTCCACCGCCGATGCCCTCCTCCtgacctcctctcccgccgcgcgccgccgctcagcTCCTCCCTTGCCGCCCGTCGCCCTctcccgccgcccaccgccgctcaaCTCCTCCCTTGTCGCACCGCCCGTCGCCCTCTCCCGCGctgccgacgccctcctcctctcccgccgcccccgtcgTCACCAGCACCTCCCTTGCCTTGTGTTCCCGCGCGCTGCCGATGCCCAGTcacccgcggccgccgccgctccgcctgcccCGCTCCGGTCCGCCTGCCCGCGGCCGCCCTGCTCCCGTCCGGCCGCCCCGCTCCACCGGCCCGCTCCAGCCGCCGCAGCTCCGGCCGCGGACCTGCTCCGCTCCGGCTGCCCTGCTCCGCCGGCCACCCCGTCCATCGCCCGCTCTGGTCGCCACCGCCCCTCTCCATCGGTcagtgaggagagagagggtagatag